One window of Trinickia caryophylli genomic DNA carries:
- a CDS encoding Maf-like protein has product MSDFPAEPPRLILASSSPYRRELLERLRVPFEVSSPSIDETPLPGEAPAATAMRLAELKARAVAERAASEGATNAAAGPRALFVIGSDQVATFDGRQIGKPGTHDKALAQLQAMRGRTVEFHSALCLLDATRDTAQTEDVVTRVRFRDLPDAQLDAYLRAETPYDVAGSAKSEGLGIALVEAIESDDPTALVGLPLIALTRMLRAAGYPLLGGAR; this is encoded by the coding sequence ATGTCCGATTTTCCCGCTGAGCCGCCGCGACTGATTCTCGCATCGAGCTCGCCCTACCGCCGCGAGCTGCTCGAGCGGCTGCGCGTGCCGTTCGAGGTCAGCTCGCCCTCGATCGACGAAACACCGCTGCCCGGCGAGGCGCCGGCCGCCACGGCAATGCGGCTCGCCGAACTCAAGGCTCGCGCCGTCGCCGAGCGCGCCGCAAGCGAAGGCGCCACGAATGCGGCCGCCGGGCCGCGCGCGCTCTTCGTCATCGGCTCCGATCAAGTCGCCACGTTCGACGGCCGCCAGATCGGCAAGCCCGGCACGCACGACAAGGCGCTCGCCCAGCTTCAGGCGATGCGCGGACGCACGGTCGAGTTCCATAGCGCGCTCTGCCTGCTCGACGCCACTCGCGATACCGCGCAGACCGAGGACGTCGTCACGCGCGTGCGGTTCCGGGATCTACCCGACGCGCAACTCGACGCCTACTTGCGCGCCGAGACACCGTACGACGTGGCGGGCAGTGCAAAATCCGAGGGCCTCGGCATCGCGCTCGTCGAGGCGATCGAGTCCGACGACCCGACCGCACTCGTCGGGCTGCCGCTCATCGCGCTCACGCGCATGCTGCGCGCCGCTGGCTATCCGCTGTTGGGCGGCGCGCGATGA
- a CDS encoding SAM-dependent methyltransferase, which yields MTGVLYLIPNTLGEGDAAALAAVLPAAVIARAASLHYYIGENAKTTRAFLKKVGTDRPIQDIEIRELNVKTPAGEIDRLLEPVLAGADAGLVSEAGCPAVADPGALLVRRAHERGVKVVPLVGPSSILLALMASGLDGQRFAFHGYLPVDAGERAKRLRELEAHSRKARETQIFIETPYRNRALLDALVASCAPSTLVAVAVDLTLETERIVSRPISAWKKDPAVLELHKRPAIFLLLAV from the coding sequence ATGACGGGCGTTCTCTATCTGATTCCGAACACGCTCGGCGAGGGCGACGCCGCGGCGCTCGCGGCCGTGCTGCCTGCCGCCGTGATCGCGCGCGCCGCGTCGCTGCACTATTACATCGGCGAAAACGCGAAGACGACGCGCGCGTTCCTGAAGAAGGTGGGTACCGACCGGCCTATCCAGGACATCGAGATCCGCGAACTCAATGTGAAGACGCCCGCTGGCGAAATCGACCGGCTGCTCGAACCCGTGCTCGCCGGCGCCGATGCGGGGCTCGTTTCCGAAGCGGGCTGCCCCGCGGTGGCGGATCCGGGCGCGCTGCTCGTGCGGCGCGCCCACGAGCGCGGCGTGAAGGTCGTGCCGCTCGTCGGCCCGAGCTCGATCCTGCTCGCGCTGATGGCATCGGGACTGGACGGCCAGCGTTTCGCCTTTCATGGCTATTTGCCGGTGGACGCAGGCGAGCGCGCTAAGCGGCTGCGCGAGCTCGAGGCACACTCGCGCAAGGCGCGCGAGACACAGATTTTCATCGAAACGCCCTATCGCAATCGCGCGCTGCTCGATGCACTCGTTGCCAGTTGCGCTCCGTCGACGCTCGTGGCCGTCGCCGTCGATCTCACGCTCGAAACCGAGCGAATCGTGAGCCGCCCGATCTCGGCCTGGAAGAAGGATCCCGCCGTGCTCGAGTTGCACAAGCGGCCGGCGATCTTCCTGCTGCTCGCGGTATAG
- a CDS encoding HAD-IIIA family hydrolase, with the protein MARQQFDLIVFDWDGTLMDSTAHITRSIQAACRDLGVAVPDDAAASFVIGLGLRDALQIAAPALDPDDYPRLAERYRYHFLTKDVQIELFGGVREMLEELRDHGYLLAVATGKSRVGLNRALEEAGVGKFFDSTRCADETFSKPHPAMLYELTRELGQDAARTVMIGDTTHDLQMAQNAGTAGIAVTYGAHPVQALAAMSPAFVAESVTALAGWLRQHA; encoded by the coding sequence ATGGCCCGACAGCAATTTGACCTGATCGTCTTCGACTGGGACGGCACGCTCATGGATTCCACGGCGCACATCACGCGCAGCATCCAGGCGGCGTGCCGCGACCTGGGCGTGGCCGTGCCCGACGACGCGGCGGCGAGCTTCGTGATCGGGCTCGGCCTGCGCGATGCGCTGCAAATCGCCGCACCGGCGCTCGATCCGGACGACTATCCGCGGCTTGCCGAGCGCTACCGCTACCACTTCCTGACGAAGGATGTGCAGATCGAACTCTTCGGCGGGGTGCGCGAGATGCTCGAGGAACTGCGCGACCACGGCTATCTGCTCGCGGTGGCCACCGGCAAGAGTCGGGTCGGGCTGAACCGCGCGCTCGAGGAAGCGGGCGTCGGGAAATTCTTCGACAGTACGCGCTGCGCCGACGAGACCTTTTCGAAGCCGCATCCCGCCATGCTTTACGAGCTCACGCGGGAACTGGGGCAGGATGCGGCACGCACGGTCATGATCGGCGATACCACTCATGACCTGCAGATGGCGCAAAACGCCGGCACGGCCGGAATTGCCGTGACCTACGGCGCGCATCCGGTGCAGGCGCTCGCGGCGATGTCGCCCGCGTTCGTCGCCGAAAGCGTGACGGCACTGGCCGGCTGGCTGAGGCAGCACGCATGA
- a CDS encoding DUF177 domain-containing protein, translating to MTQQAGKAGGAIDPHALDVFEFARTGRQAAGALRVSQLPRMLNEVPADAPGRDTVFTWQAEGSTQPELQDDGSEAEQPYLRLAVHGSAWLECQRCLAPYAQAFDVDATYRLVATEAEAEEYPLDDDEMDVIVGSRQFDLVDLIEEELLLALPLVPKHEACPSVHESLVSGVGGGEGNESGESGESGESGAADEDEGGEERGGKPNPFAALEVLKRDGGAGGKKH from the coding sequence ATGACGCAACAGGCTGGCAAGGCGGGCGGGGCCATCGATCCGCACGCGCTCGACGTCTTCGAATTCGCGCGCACCGGGCGTCAGGCAGCGGGCGCCCTGCGCGTTTCGCAACTGCCGCGAATGTTAAACGAAGTCCCGGCCGATGCGCCAGGGCGCGACACGGTGTTCACGTGGCAGGCCGAGGGTTCGACGCAGCCCGAGTTGCAAGACGACGGCAGCGAGGCTGAGCAGCCGTACCTGCGGCTTGCCGTGCACGGCTCCGCATGGCTCGAGTGCCAGCGCTGTTTGGCGCCGTACGCGCAGGCATTCGATGTCGACGCGACGTACAGGCTGGTGGCAACGGAGGCCGAGGCAGAGGAATATCCGCTCGACGACGACGAGATGGACGTGATCGTGGGTTCGCGCCAGTTCGATCTCGTCGACCTGATCGAAGAGGAGCTTTTGCTGGCGTTGCCGCTTGTGCCAAAGCACGAAGCTTGTCCCTCGGTGCACGAAAGCCTGGTGTCGGGCGTCGGCGGCGGCGAGGGCAACGAAAGCGGCGAAAGTGGCGAGAGCGGTGAAAGCGGTGCGGCGGATGAAGACGAAGGCGGCGAGGAGCGAGGCGGCAAGCCCAATCCGTTCGCCGCTCTCGAAGTGTTGAAGCGCGATGGCGGTGCCGGAGGCAAGAAGCACTGA
- the fabD gene encoding ACP S-malonyltransferase — MKFAFVFPGQGSQAVGMLNAFADQAVVRETLQEASDALGQDIGKLIAEGPADELNLTTNTQPVMLSAAYAVYRAWQQAGGATPAIVAGHSLGEYTALVAAGALAFRDAVPLVRFRAEAMQTAVPVGVGGMAAILGLDDETVRDVCAQAAREGAGVVEAVNFNAPAQVVIAGHKAAVEKACELAKGKGAKRALPLAVSAPFHSSLLKPASDRLREYLASVEVHVPHIPVLNNIDVATAMEPAAIKDALVRQAAGPVRWVECVQAMAKTGVTHVVECGPGKVLAGLTKRIDGNLVGAAIADPASLEEALKLVAG, encoded by the coding sequence ATGAAATTTGCGTTCGTTTTTCCGGGGCAGGGATCGCAAGCGGTCGGCATGCTCAATGCATTCGCCGATCAGGCCGTCGTGCGTGAAACGCTTCAGGAAGCTTCCGACGCGCTGGGTCAGGACATCGGCAAGCTGATTGCCGAGGGGCCGGCCGACGAATTGAACCTGACGACGAATACGCAGCCCGTCATGCTGAGCGCCGCTTATGCGGTCTACCGCGCGTGGCAGCAGGCAGGGGGTGCGACGCCCGCGATTGTCGCGGGCCATAGCCTGGGCGAATATACGGCGCTCGTCGCCGCCGGCGCACTGGCTTTCCGGGATGCCGTGCCGCTCGTGCGCTTTCGCGCCGAAGCGATGCAGACGGCCGTGCCGGTGGGCGTCGGCGGAATGGCCGCCATCCTCGGCCTCGACGACGAAACCGTGCGCGACGTATGCGCGCAGGCCGCGCGCGAGGGGGCTGGCGTGGTCGAAGCCGTGAACTTCAATGCGCCGGCCCAGGTCGTGATCGCGGGCCACAAGGCGGCAGTCGAAAAGGCCTGCGAACTCGCGAAGGGCAAGGGCGCGAAGCGCGCGCTGCCGCTGGCTGTTTCAGCGCCGTTTCACTCATCGCTGCTCAAGCCCGCGTCGGACCGCCTGCGCGAGTATCTGGCGAGCGTCGAAGTGCATGTGCCGCACATTCCGGTCCTCAACAACATCGACGTTGCCACCGCCATGGAGCCCGCCGCGATCAAGGACGCGCTCGTCAGGCAGGCAGCCGGCCCGGTGCGCTGGGTCGAGTGCGTACAGGCCATGGCGAAGACAGGTGTCACGCACGTCGTTGAATGCGGTCCCGGCAAGGTGCTCGCGGGGCTCACGAAGCGCATCGACGGCAACCTCGTCGGAGCGGCGATTGCCGATCCGGCATCGCTCGAAGAGGCGCTCAAGCTCGTCGCGGGCTGA
- a CDS encoding S49 family peptidase has translation MSDHIHPEGNEQPNQPVREPAWERAALERIALAAINEQRAARRWRIFFRFAFLAILALIAFGLFDSSSEKVAATGRHTALITINGEISADTNANAEDVGRALRHAFEDSDTAGVVLQIDSPGGSPVQAGMINAEIGRLRKKYPGTPLYVVVGDMCASGGYYIAAAGDKIYVDRASIVGSIGVLMDGFGFTGLMSKLGVERRLHTSGANKGFYDPFSPETPAMNEHAQAMLDDIHKQFIDAVRAGRGSRLHETPDVFSGLFWTGEKSVELGLADGFGDTGYVARDVIKAPHIVDYTVKESISDRIARKFGSAVGSAAVHALVGGGLGLR, from the coding sequence ATGTCCGACCACATCCATCCCGAAGGTAACGAACAACCGAACCAGCCCGTGCGCGAGCCGGCCTGGGAGCGCGCCGCGCTCGAGCGCATCGCGCTTGCCGCCATCAACGAGCAGCGTGCTGCGCGGCGCTGGCGCATCTTTTTTCGCTTCGCCTTTTTGGCGATATTGGCGCTGATCGCCTTTGGGCTTTTCGATTCGTCGAGCGAGAAAGTGGCCGCCACGGGCCGGCATACGGCGCTCATTACGATCAATGGGGAGATCTCGGCCGATACGAACGCCAACGCGGAGGACGTCGGCCGCGCGCTGCGCCATGCGTTCGAGGACAGCGATACGGCCGGGGTCGTGCTGCAAATCGACAGCCCCGGCGGCAGCCCCGTGCAGGCCGGCATGATCAACGCCGAGATCGGTCGTCTGCGCAAGAAGTATCCTGGCACGCCGCTGTATGTGGTCGTCGGGGACATGTGCGCATCGGGCGGCTACTACATCGCGGCGGCGGGCGACAAGATCTACGTCGACCGCGCGAGCATTGTCGGCTCGATCGGCGTGCTGATGGACGGGTTCGGCTTCACGGGTCTGATGAGCAAGCTCGGCGTGGAGCGGCGGCTGCATACGTCGGGTGCCAACAAGGGCTTTTACGATCCGTTCTCGCCCGAGACGCCCGCGATGAACGAGCACGCGCAGGCGATGCTCGACGACATCCACAAGCAGTTCATCGATGCGGTACGCGCTGGCCGCGGCTCGCGCCTGCATGAAACACCGGACGTCTTCTCGGGTCTTTTCTGGACCGGCGAGAAGAGCGTCGAACTCGGTCTGGCCGACGGTTTCGGCGACACGGGCTACGTCGCGCGCGACGTGATCAAGGCGCCGCATATCGTCGACTACACGGTCAAGGAAAGCATTTCGGACCGTATCGCGCGCAAGTTCGGGTCCGCGGTTGGCAGCGCCGCCGTGCACGCGCTCGTCGGAGGCGGGCTGGGCCTGCGCTGA
- a CDS encoding Rieske (2Fe-2S) protein: MSAAVGAANERTPVKVCGSEALVDGGAGVRVAARHGGGDAVVFFVRYEGRVYGYLNRCAHVPMELDWAEGQFFESSGLYLMCATHGAVYEPDTGRCVGGPCRGASLRAVAVEERDTPEGRAVFWLPDDQLVPAQS, encoded by the coding sequence ATGAGCGCGGCCGTCGGCGCGGCAAATGAGCGCACGCCCGTGAAAGTCTGCGGCTCGGAGGCGCTCGTCGACGGTGGCGCCGGCGTCCGCGTGGCCGCGCGACACGGCGGCGGCGATGCGGTCGTTTTTTTCGTGCGCTACGAAGGGCGCGTTTACGGCTATTTGAACCGGTGCGCGCATGTGCCGATGGAGCTGGATTGGGCGGAGGGCCAGTTCTTCGAATCGTCGGGCTTATACTTGATGTGCGCGACACACGGCGCCGTCTATGAGCCCGACACCGGCCGCTGCGTCGGCGGGCCGTGCCGCGGCGCTTCGCTTCGCGCGGTGGCCGTCGAGGAGCGCGATACGCCCGAGGGCCGGGCCGTCTTTTGGCTGCCGGACGATCAACTCGTTCCCGCGCAGTCCTGA
- the rpmF gene encoding 50S ribosomal protein L32 has product MAVQQNKKSPSKRGMHRSHDFLNAAPLAVEPSTGEVHLRHHVSPNGYYRGKKVVKTKND; this is encoded by the coding sequence ATGGCAGTCCAGCAAAACAAGAAGTCGCCGTCGAAGCGCGGCATGCACCGCTCGCACGATTTCCTGAACGCGGCGCCCCTGGCCGTCGAGCCGAGCACGGGTGAAGTGCATCTGCGTCACCATGTCAGCCCGAATGGTTATTACCGCGGCAAGAAAGTCGTCAAGACGAAGAACGACTAA
- the plsX gene encoding phosphate acyltransferase PlsX, whose amino-acid sequence MTITLTIDCMGGDHGPSVTVPAAVSFVRSHADARLMLVGLEAPIRAQLKKLKAQDLDALTVVPASEVVAMDDPVEVALRKKKDSSMRVALNLVKEQTGQACISAGNTGALMAVSRYVLKTLAGIERPAIASALPNPRGYTMMLDLGANVDCEPQHLLQFAEMGHALVSALEGKERPTIGLLNIGEEVIKGNDTIKRAGELLRASTLNFYGNVEGNDIYKGTTDVIVCDGFVGNVALKTSEGLAQMLSDIIREEFGRSLLTKLMALCAMPVLLRFKRRVDHRQYNGAALLGLRGLVIKSHGSADAYAFEWAIKRGYDAVKNGVLDRLARAMEENAYPLEQASRDAGGAGHASPAGRPAEPYSAVSSKA is encoded by the coding sequence ATGACCATAACGCTCACGATCGACTGCATGGGAGGCGACCACGGCCCGTCCGTGACCGTTCCCGCGGCCGTCAGCTTCGTTCGTTCGCACGCCGATGCACGTCTCATGCTCGTCGGCCTCGAGGCCCCGATCCGGGCCCAGCTGAAGAAACTCAAAGCGCAGGATCTCGATGCGCTCACCGTCGTGCCGGCGTCCGAAGTCGTCGCGATGGACGACCCGGTCGAGGTCGCGCTTCGCAAGAAGAAAGACTCGTCAATGCGAGTCGCCCTGAACCTCGTGAAGGAACAGACGGGGCAGGCGTGCATTTCCGCCGGCAATACGGGCGCTTTGATGGCGGTGTCCCGCTATGTCCTGAAAACGCTCGCCGGCATCGAGCGGCCGGCCATTGCGTCCGCACTGCCGAATCCGCGCGGCTACACGATGATGCTCGACCTCGGCGCCAACGTCGATTGCGAACCGCAGCATCTGCTGCAGTTCGCCGAGATGGGGCACGCCCTCGTCTCGGCGCTCGAGGGCAAGGAGCGGCCGACGATCGGTCTGCTCAATATCGGCGAAGAAGTCATCAAGGGCAACGACACGATCAAGCGCGCCGGCGAGCTGCTGCGCGCGAGTACGCTCAACTTCTACGGTAACGTCGAAGGAAACGACATCTACAAAGGCACGACGGACGTTATCGTCTGCGACGGCTTCGTCGGCAACGTGGCGCTGAAGACGTCCGAGGGCCTGGCCCAGATGCTTTCCGACATCATCCGCGAGGAGTTCGGCCGTTCGCTGCTCACGAAGCTGATGGCCCTGTGCGCAATGCCCGTTCTCCTGCGCTTCAAGCGCCGTGTCGATCATCGGCAATACAACGGCGCGGCGTTGCTCGGCTTGCGCGGGCTCGTGATCAAAAGCCACGGGTCGGCCGATGCCTATGCGTTTGAGTGGGCTATCAAACGCGGGTATGATGCCGTCAAAAATGGCGTACTCGATCGCCTCGCGCGCGCAATGGAAGAGAACGCCTACCCGCTCGAGCAGGCATCGCGCGATGCCGGAGGCGCCGGCCATGCGAGCCCCGCTGGCCGTCCGGCCGAGCCCTATTCTGCGGTTTCTTCGAAAGCATAA
- a CDS encoding beta-ketoacyl-ACP synthase III, with protein sequence MAQSNIYSRVLGTGSYLPANRVTNQDLAERLAEHGVETSDEWIVARTGIQARHFAAADEATSDLALKASQRAIEAAGVDPQSIDLVVVATSTPDFVFPSTACLLQNKLQIKNNGAAFDIQAVCSGFAYALATVDALIRSGQHRTALIVGAETFSRILDFDDRTTCVLFGDGAGAVVVGASEEPGVLASALHADGSYSNILCAPGRINDGAIAGSAFLHMDGQAVFKLAVNVLEKVAVEALDKAHMTPDQVDWLIPHQANIRIMTSTCRKLGLPQERMIVTVGEHGNTSAASIPLAFDLAVRDGRIRRGQNVLIEGVGGGFTWGASVIRY encoded by the coding sequence ATGGCCCAATCGAACATCTATTCCCGCGTGCTCGGCACGGGCAGCTATCTGCCGGCGAACCGTGTCACGAATCAGGATCTGGCCGAGCGCCTCGCCGAGCACGGCGTGGAGACGAGCGACGAGTGGATCGTCGCCCGCACGGGCATCCAGGCCCGGCATTTCGCCGCGGCTGACGAGGCGACGAGCGATCTCGCGCTCAAGGCGTCGCAGCGAGCCATCGAGGCGGCGGGTGTCGACCCGCAGTCGATCGACCTAGTCGTCGTGGCCACCTCCACGCCGGACTTCGTGTTTCCGAGCACCGCTTGCCTGCTGCAGAACAAACTGCAGATCAAGAACAACGGCGCCGCGTTCGACATTCAGGCCGTTTGCTCCGGTTTCGCCTATGCCCTTGCGACGGTCGATGCGCTGATCCGCAGCGGCCAGCACCGCACGGCGCTCATCGTCGGTGCGGAGACATTCTCGCGCATTCTCGATTTCGACGACCGCACCACCTGCGTCCTTTTCGGCGACGGCGCGGGCGCGGTCGTGGTCGGCGCTTCCGAGGAGCCCGGCGTGCTCGCGAGCGCACTGCATGCCGATGGCAGTTACTCCAACATTCTCTGCGCACCTGGGCGCATCAACGACGGGGCCATCGCTGGCAGCGCATTTCTTCACATGGACGGCCAGGCGGTCTTCAAGCTCGCGGTCAACGTGCTCGAGAAGGTGGCGGTCGAGGCGTTGGACAAGGCGCATATGACGCCCGACCAGGTCGATTGGCTGATTCCGCACCAGGCCAACATCCGTATCATGACGAGCACGTGCCGCAAGCTCGGCTTGCCGCAGGAGCGCATGATCGTTACCGTCGGCGAGCACGGCAATACGTCCGCCGCCTCGATCCCGCTTGCGTTCGACCTCGCCGTGCGCGACGGACGCATCCGGCGTGGCCAGAACGTATTGATCGAAGGCGTGGGCGGCGGCTTCACGTGGGGTGCGTCGGTCATTCGCTATTGA